In one Methylobacterium sp. SyP6R genomic region, the following are encoded:
- a CDS encoding PA0069 family radical SAM protein — protein sequence MESGCGRAARRLAGSTPAAESRRGRGATANPTGRFEPAAREAFADGWEIEDELPPLRTEVTLERARSIITRNTSPDIGFDRSINPYRGCEHGCVYCFARPNHAYAGLSPGLDFETKLFAKPDAAALLERELSARGYAPRTIALGTATDPYQPIERRYRLTRGVLEVLARFRHPVGLVTKSDLVLRDLDILAPMAAQGLVKVALSVTTLDPDLARRMEPRAPRPEKRLAAIRALAAAGVPVMVLVAPLIPGLNDHEIEAVLTRAREAGASEAGGVLLRLPHELADLMRDWFAEHFPDRAGRTFSLLAQSRGGKVYDATYGRRFTGTGPYADLLDQRMRVTMTRLGYPAERVRLRTDLFRVPLQKGGQYSLF from the coding sequence ATGGAATCGGGATGCGGGCGGGCGGCGCGCCGCCTCGCCGGGTCGACCCCGGCGGCGGAGAGCCGCCGCGGGCGCGGCGCCACCGCCAACCCGACCGGCCGGTTCGAGCCCGCCGCCCGCGAGGCCTTCGCCGACGGCTGGGAGATCGAGGACGAGCTGCCGCCTCTGCGTACCGAGGTGACGCTGGAACGGGCACGCAGCATCATCACCCGCAACACGTCGCCCGATATCGGCTTCGACCGCTCGATCAATCCGTATCGCGGCTGCGAGCATGGCTGCGTCTACTGCTTCGCCCGGCCGAACCACGCCTATGCAGGGCTCTCGCCGGGGCTCGACTTCGAGACCAAGCTGTTCGCCAAGCCCGACGCGGCGGCCCTGCTCGAACGGGAACTCTCGGCCCGGGGCTACGCGCCCCGCACCATCGCGCTCGGCACCGCCACCGATCCCTACCAGCCGATCGAGCGGCGCTACCGCCTGACCCGCGGCGTGCTCGAGGTGCTGGCCCGCTTCCGCCATCCGGTCGGCCTCGTCACCAAGTCCGACCTCGTGCTGCGCGACCTCGACATCCTGGCGCCGATGGCGGCGCAAGGGCTGGTGAAGGTGGCCCTCTCGGTCACGACCCTCGATCCCGACCTCGCCCGCCGGATGGAGCCGCGTGCCCCGCGACCCGAGAAGCGCCTGGCGGCGATCCGGGCGCTCGCCGCGGCAGGCGTGCCCGTGATGGTGCTGGTGGCGCCGCTGATCCCCGGCCTCAACGACCACGAGATCGAGGCCGTTCTGACCCGCGCCCGCGAGGCGGGTGCGAGCGAAGCCGGCGGCGTGCTGCTCCGCCTGCCGCACGAACTCGCCGACCTGATGCGCGACTGGTTTGCCGAGCATTTTCCCGATCGGGCCGGGCGGACCTTCTCGCTCCTCGCGCAGAGCCGCGGCGGCAAGGTCTACGATGCGACGTATGGCCGGCGGTTTACCGGGACCGGGCCTTACGCGGACCTGCTCGACCAGCGCATGCGGGTGACGATGACCCGGCTCGGGTATCCGGCGGAGCGGGTGCGGTTGCGGACGGATCTGTTCAGGGTGCCGCTGCAGAAGGGTGGGCAGTACAGCTTGTTCTGA
- the moaB gene encoding molybdenum cofactor biosynthesis protein B, which translates to MPDLDQGRLDQARDFVPLSIAVLTVSDTRTPADDRSGDTLAERMTAAGHRLAARAIVPDEVEAIRTQVKAWAADPGVDVVITTGGTGFTGRDVTPEALEPLFEKRMDGFSAVFHRISYDKIGTSTLQSRATAGVVNATYVFVLPGSPGACKDAWDGILAAQLDYRHRPCNFVEIMPRLDEHLKRGAAKAFSDEVGTGSS; encoded by the coding sequence ATGCCAGATCTTGACCAAGGCCGCCTCGACCAAGCCCGGGACTTCGTGCCGTTGTCGATCGCGGTGCTCACCGTCTCGGATACCCGCACGCCGGCCGACGACCGCTCGGGCGACACGCTTGCCGAGCGCATGACGGCGGCGGGGCACCGCCTCGCCGCCCGGGCGATCGTGCCGGACGAGGTCGAAGCGATCCGCACCCAGGTGAAGGCCTGGGCCGCCGATCCGGGCGTGGACGTGGTCATCACCACCGGCGGCACCGGCTTCACCGGCCGCGACGTGACGCCGGAGGCGCTGGAGCCCCTGTTCGAGAAGCGGATGGACGGGTTCTCCGCCGTCTTCCACCGCATCTCCTACGACAAGATCGGCACCTCGACGCTGCAGTCGCGGGCCACGGCCGGAGTCGTGAACGCCACCTACGTGTTCGTGCTGCCGGGCTCGCCCGGCGCTTGCAAGGACGCCTGGGACGGCATCCTGGCGGCCCAGCTCGATTACCGGCACCGGCCGTGCAACTTCGTCGAGATCATGCCGCGCCTCGACGAGCACCTGAAGCGGGGCGCCGCGAAAGCATTTTCCGACGAAGTGGGTACCGGTTCGTCTTAG
- the ypfJ gene encoding KPN_02809 family neutral zinc metallopeptidase produces MRWEDFRSSDNVEDRRGEGGGGGGFGFPGGGAGGLGIGTIVILCIIGWVTGINPAILIGGAEQMTRPRAPQEQGQQQGQQPDRRTGAPTDQSGKFAAAILGNTEDVWKTVLPNQTGRQYTPTTMVLYTGGTRSGCGQARAAMGPFYCPLDKKVYLDTTFFKEMEQKFHVKGDFAYAYVIAHEVGHHVQDVLGILPKVQQKQQQVGERESNALSVRVELMADCLAGVWAKNSNDRFNSLEPGDIEEAMQAASAIGDDKLQKQSQGYVVPDSFTHGSSAQRMRWFQTGYRSGQTQSCDTFRASQL; encoded by the coding sequence ATGCGCTGGGAAGATTTTCGCTCCTCCGACAACGTCGAAGACCGCCGCGGCGAGGGCGGCGGTGGCGGCGGATTCGGTTTCCCGGGCGGCGGCGCCGGGGGGCTCGGCATCGGCACCATCGTCATCCTGTGCATCATCGGCTGGGTCACCGGCATCAACCCGGCGATCCTGATCGGCGGCGCCGAGCAGATGACGCGCCCACGCGCGCCCCAGGAACAAGGTCAGCAGCAGGGCCAGCAGCCCGACCGGCGCACCGGCGCCCCCACCGACCAGTCCGGCAAGTTCGCCGCCGCGATCCTCGGCAACACCGAGGACGTGTGGAAGACGGTTCTGCCGAACCAGACCGGGCGCCAATACACCCCGACCACGATGGTGCTCTATACCGGCGGCACCCGCAGCGGCTGCGGCCAGGCCCGGGCGGCCATGGGCCCGTTCTACTGCCCGCTCGACAAGAAGGTCTATCTCGACACCACCTTCTTCAAGGAGATGGAGCAGAAGTTCCACGTGAAGGGCGATTTCGCCTATGCCTATGTGATCGCCCACGAGGTCGGCCACCACGTCCAGGACGTGCTCGGCATCCTGCCCAAGGTGCAGCAGAAGCAGCAGCAGGTCGGCGAGCGCGAGTCGAACGCCCTCTCGGTCCGCGTCGAGCTGATGGCCGATTGCCTCGCCGGCGTCTGGGCCAAGAACTCGAACGACCGCTTCAACTCGCTCGAGCCCGGCGACATCGAGGAGGCGATGCAGGCGGCGAGCGCCATCGGCGACGACAAGCTCCAGAAGCAGAGCCAGGGCTACGTGGTGCCGGATTCCTTCACCCACGGCTCCTCGGCCCAGCGCATGCGCTGGTTCCAGACCGGCTACCGCAGCGGCCAGACCCAGTCCTGCGACACCTTCCGGGCCTCGCAGCTCTGA